The DNA region AGGATCCGCGCGGCCAGCTGCTCGGCCGACATCTCGAGGCTGAAGAATCCGACGACGCCACCCGCCACGGTGCCGTGGCTGCCGTCGGGCAATTCGCCGGTCTTGTGCACCTTGGCGACGTTGAAGGCGATGTTGGTCGCCAGCGAGGTCTTGCCCATCGAGGGGCGCCCGGCCAGGATGATCAGGTCCGAGCGGTTCAGCCCGCCCATCTTGCCGTCCAGATCGACCAGCCCGGTCGAGATCCCCGACAGCCCGCCCCCGCGGCTGAAGGCGGCATTGGCGGCGTTCAGTGCCCCGGTGACGGCGGCAAGGAAGCTCTGGAAGCCGCGCTCGGCCACACCCTGCTCGCCGAGCTTATAGAGCACCTGCTCGGCTTCCTTGATCTGGTCCTCGGCCGAATCGTTGACCGAGACGATGGCCGCGCGCGAGGCAATGTCCTGCCCCAGCCCGATCAACTCGCGCCGCAGGGCGAATTCGCGGATCATCTGCGCATAGTCGCGCGCGGCATGGGACGAGATCGCCGCCCCCGCCAGCCGCGCCAGATAGGCCGGGCCGCCCAGTTCCTTCAGGCCGGCATCGTTCTCCATGAACGCCTTGATTGTCACAGGGCTCGCCAGCGCGTTCTTGGCGATGCGCTCGGCGCAGATCTCGTAGATGCGGCGATGGACCGGGTCGTAGAAATGCCGCACCTGGATGATGCGCGAGACGTGGTCATAAACTTCGTTGTTGGTCAGGAGCGCGCCCAGCAATTGCTGCTCGGCCTCGATCGAGAAGGGCACGGCCTGCCCGGCGGCGGCTTCGGCGATCTCGCCGGGCTTCCTGATTTCGAGGGCGCGCAATTCGCTCATCCCATGGTCTCCGGCATGCGACTCGGGTGGGGGCTGTTATCCACCTTCCACGCCGCGGGGTCCATCGGGATATGCTGTGGATATGCTGTGAGCAAATTGCCGCCCCTTGCACCGCTGGCAAGGGAGCATGGGTATTTGGAAAACGGAAAGGAGCCACCGCCGAGGCTCGTCTTTCCGTTTTTCAAATACCCATGCTGCGGTGCTGCCAGGAGATACGCGCGAAGGCGGGTCCGGATCAGGGATGCGCGGCCTGCCAGGCGCGGGGATCGGTGAGGAAGCTCTCGACCTCGGACAGCGTCGCCTTGTCGTAGAAGCCCTGGGTCTTGGCCTCGGCCAGCACGTCCCACCAGGTGCAGAGATGGTGCAGTTGCACGCCGTGATCTGCCAGGCGCTGCGTGGTCTCGGGGAAAATGTCGTAATAGAAGATCACCGCGGTATGGCCGCAGGTCGCGCCGGTCTCGCGGATCGCGTCGACGAAACTCAGTTTGCTGCCGCCGTCGGTGGTCAGGTCCTCGACCAGCAGCACGCGCTGGCCCTCGGTCATCGCCCCCTCGATGCGGGCATTGCGGCCGTATCCCTTGGGCTTCTTGCGCACATAGGTCATCGGCAGTTCCAGCCGTTCCGCGACCAGTGCCGCGAAGGGGATGCCCGCCGTCTCGCCGCCGGCGATATTGTCGAAGGCGTCGAAGCCCGCGTCGCGCAGCACGGTCGCCGCCATGAAGTCCATCAGCGTCGAGCGGATGCGCGGGAAGCTGATCAGCTTGCGGCAGTCGATATAGGTCGGCCCCTTCAGCCCCGAGGCATAGGTATAGGGCTCGGCCGCGTTGAAATGCACCGCCTTGATTTCCAGCAGCATGCGGGCGGTCAGCCGGGCGATCTCCTCGCGCGGGGGGAAGGGCAGGGTCATGCGGGATCCTCGACGTGCCAGTAGAGCGGGAAGCCGGGGTCGAAGACGGTGACGGTCTCGTCGCCGGCGTTGATGTGGGTCGGATAGGGCGCGGGTGTGTCGCGCCGGACCAGCCGGATGCGGTCCTCGTTCGCGGGCAGGCGGTAGAAGCCGGCGCCGTTGAGCGCGGTGAAGCCCTCCAGCCGGTCGAGCGCGCCGTCTTCCTCGAAGACCTGGGCCAGGATCGAGATGGTGTTCGGCGCGGTGAAGCAGCCGGCGCAGCCGCAGGCCGATTCTTTGGCCCGGTCCGGATGCGGCGCCGAATCGGTGCCGAGGAAGAAGCGCGCATCGCCCGAGGTCGCCGCCTTGCGCAGCGCCAAGCGATGCGTCTCGCGCTTGGCGACCGGCAGGCAGTAGTAATGCGGACGGATGCCGCCGACCAGGATGTGGTTGCGGTTGATGACCAGGTGATGGGTGGTGATCGTCGCGCCGATGTCCTCGTTCGCGCTGACGTAATCCACGCCGTCCGCGGTGGTGATATGTTCCATCACCACCCGCAGTCCGGGCGTCTTGCGGCGGATCGGGTCCAGCACGCGGTCGATGAACACCGCCTCGCGGTCGAAGATATCGACGGCGGGGTCGGTCACCTCGCCATGGAAGCACAGCGGGATGCCGGCCTCGGCCATGACGTCCAGCACGCCGCGCACCTTGTCGAAGTCGCGCACGCCCGAGGCGGAATTGGTCGTCGCCCCGGCCGGATAGAGTTTCACCGTCGAGATGATTCCGTCGCGATGCGCGGCGACCACGTCGGCAGGATCGGTCGCCTCGGTCAGGTAGAGCGTCATCAGCGGACGCAACGTCACCTTGGATCCCAGCGCGGCCCGGATCCGGTCGCGATAGGCGGCGGCCTGCGCCCCGGTCACGACCGGCGGCACCAGGTTCGGCATGATGATCGCCCGGCCGAAATGGCCGGAATATGAAGCCACTGCCTGCAGCATGTCACCGTCGCGCAGGTGCAGGTGCCAGTCGTCGGGGCGTCGAAGCGTAAGCGATTTGGTCATGTCGTCGCTGTATACCGGGCGTGGCTGCAAAGCCATAGGGCAATCGGGCAGGACCAAAGAAGCACTTGGCAATTGCCCAGCCAAGGCGCAATTTTATTACCTACCGCTCTTTCGAAGGGATTCGGATGGTGTTCGGATTGATGAACCAGACCAGCATGCAGGCGCCGCTTCTGCTTTGGCAGCAGATGGCGCGCATGGCTTGGGAATCGCAGATGGTGATCGCGTGGCGCACCGCCGGGATGATGGGCCTTGTGCGCCAGGATGCCGAGGAGCCGCAGCGCATGGTCATCGAAAAGGCCAATGCCGCGACCGAGGCCATGCATGCCGCGCTGCGCGCCGCCGGGCGCGGCGACCGCGCCGACAAGGTCATGGCGGCGGCGCTGCGGCCCTATCGCCGCCGCACCAAGGCCAACGTCAAGCGGCTGTCGCGCAAGAACTGATCGCCGCCGAGGCCTGGAATGCAAAACGCGCCCCCAATGGGGCGCGTCTGCATGTCGCTGGCGCAGATCTCAGATCAGCTTGCCCATGGCGACGGCGGTATCCGACATGCGGTTCGAGAAACCCCATTCGTTGTCGTACCAGCTGAGGATGCGGACCAGCTTGCCCTCCATCACCTTGGTCTGGTCCATGTGGAAGACCGAGCTGTGGCTGTCGTGGTTGAAGTCCGAGGACACCAGCGGTTCGTCGGTATAGCCCAGGATGCCCTTCAGCGGGCCGTCGGCGGCGGCGCGGATGGCGTCGTTGACTTCTTGCACCGAGGTGTCGCGCTTGGCCTCGAACACCAGGTCGACAACCGAGACGTTCGGGGTCGGCACGCGGATCGCGACGCCGTCCAGGCGGCCCTTGAGTTCCGGCAGCACCAGGCCCACCGCCTTGGCGGCGCCGGTCGACGTCGGGATCATCGACAGCGCGGCGGCGCGGGCGCGATACAGGTCCTTGTGCATGGTGTCCAGCGTCGGCTGGTCGCCGGTATAGCTGTGGATCGTGGTCATGAAGCCCTTGGCGATGCCGATGCTGTCGTTCAGCACCTTGGCCACCGGCGACAGGCAGTTGGTGGTGCAGCTGGCGTTCGAGACCACCAGGTCGTCCTTGGTCAGCGTGTCGCCGTTGACACCGAAGACGATGGTCTTGTCGGCATTCTCGCCCGGGGCCGAGATCAGCACGCGCTTGGCGCCGGTCGACAGATGCGGCTGCACCTTTTCTTTCGAGGTGAAGATGCCGGTGCATTCCATGATCACGTCGATGTCGCCCCAGGGCAGTTCGGCCGGGTTGCGGATCGCGGTAACCTTGATCGGGCCGCGGCCGACGTCGATCGAGTCGCCCGAGACCGTCACCTTGGCGGGAAAACGGCCATGGACCGAGTCGTAGCGCAGCAGATGCGCGTTGGTCTCGACCGGGCCCAGGTCGTTGATCGCCACGACCTCGATATCATTGCGCCCCGATTCGATGATCGCGCGCAGCACGTTCCGACCGATACGACCAAAGCCGTTGATCGCCACCTTGACAGCCATGGGGGTTCCTCCGCCGCTGATGAAGTTTCGCGCTGCAAATAGCCCGTATCACGGGGGGAATGCAAATGGCCCCGGACCGGTTTGTCGCCGATCCCGGTCCGAAACCGGATGTTAGCGACGCAACCTTGGGGCCGGGCCGTCGGGCAGGGTGGACCGCAGCGGCGCGTCCGCAGGGATCCGCAGGCGGCGGGGGTGGGGCGACGCGAATCGTGCCGATCGGCCTCCGCCCGACGGCGAAGCGGGCATAGGCTAGCGCCAGAAGCTGAGATATTCGATCAGGCTGGCGAACTGCTTGCCCAGGAACAGCGGCAGGTTCCAGTGCAGCAGCAGCGCATCGGCCAGGAAAAGCCCGAGGATCAGCAGCCCCAGCGCGATGGCGATCTGATTTGTCATGCCGTTCTCCAAGACTGCCCGGCCCCTGGTCCGCGACGCATCATGGCCCGCCCAGGGCCCTCGGCACCCGTGCTAGGCGAGAGCCGTGCATCAGGCAAGCCGTCCCGCTGCGGTCCACGCCACGCGGCTGGCCGGACCTGCCCGGAGGCGGCGGTCAGGGGGCGGGGTCTTCCTCTTCCTCCTCGGCGTCGGGGGCGATCAGGAACAGATCGCCCGCCGCCTCCATCCTGCGGATGGCCGCGACCACGGCGTCCATGGCCTCTTCGGCATCCTTGGTCGAGACCTTGCCCAGCGCCTCCATCTCTTCGCGCATCGACTCGGCCAGGCGGCTGGAGATGCCGCCCAGGATGAACTCGACCGTTTCGCGCGCGTCGCCCTTGGCGCCGGCGAGCGCCTTGAGCAGCACGGCATTGTCCACCTCGCGGGTGAGGCGGGCGATGTCGCGCGCATCGACCCGGTGGGGGATATGCGCCCAGGTGAAGATGGTCTTGCGCACCTCGCCGGCGAAACCGGCGTCGTCGTCCTCGAGCCCGGCCAGCACGCTGTCGCGCATGGAGGAGGGCGAGAAATTCAGGATCGCCCCGACCTTTTCGCCGGCCTTGCCCTGGAGCGGCGGCTGCGGCACCGCATCCGCGGCCTGGATCAGCGCCTTGCCGATGCGTTGCAGCGCCTCGGCCTCGATGCCGCCGGTCAGCGACATCGCATAGGCGATCTGCCGCGCCAGGTCGGAGTCCAGCAGGGCAAAGACCTCGGCCGCGCGCGGCACCGGCAGTTTGGAAAACATCACCGCCGCGATCTCGACCGCCTCGGTCCGCGCCAGTTCGGCCAGCAGCGTCGGCGTCATCGCCGCGATCCGGTCCCAGGGATCGCCGGCGCCGTTCAGCGCTGCCATGCGCCGCAGCCGGTCGCTGGTGTCGGGCGAAAGATGGCCGTCGAGCAGGTCAAGCGTGCCGTCGATGTCGCCGGGGAAGGACAGGCCGACCGATTCCAGCCGGTCGCAGAATTCGGCCACGATGGCGTTGCGGGTGTCGCGGTCGATGACGCCCATCAGCGCCATTTCCTGGGCGAGAT from Paracoccus aminovorans includes:
- a CDS encoding replicative DNA helicase → MSELRALEIRKPGEIAEAAAGQAVPFSIEAEQQLLGALLTNNEVYDHVSRIIQVRHFYDPVHRRIYEICAERIAKNALASPVTIKAFMENDAGLKELGGPAYLARLAGAAISSHAARDYAQMIREFALRRELIGLGQDIASRAAIVSVNDSAEDQIKEAEQVLYKLGEQGVAERGFQSFLAAVTGALNAANAAFSRGGGLSGISTGLVDLDGKMGGLNRSDLIILAGRPSMGKTSLATNIAFNVAKVHKTGELPDGSHGTVAGGVVGFFSLEMSAEQLAARILSEAAEVPSESIRRGDMTEDEFRRFVNAAHDLQNCPLYIDDTPALPINQLAARARKLKRTMGLDLLIVDYLQLLRAATAKDSRVNEVSEITQGLKAVAKELDIPVIALSQLSRQVESREDKRPQLSDLRESGSIEQDADIVMFVFREEYYREREKPADHDLDKMANWQQIMEACHGKAEVIIGKQRHGPIGTVELSFEGRFTRFGNLEKHRSWDRSE
- a CDS encoding orotate phosphoribosyltransferase, with protein sequence MTLPFPPREEIARLTARMLLEIKAVHFNAAEPYTYASGLKGPTYIDCRKLISFPRIRSTLMDFMAATVLRDAGFDAFDNIAGGETAGIPFAALVAERLELPMTYVRKKPKGYGRNARIEGAMTEGQRVLLVEDLTTDGGSKLSFVDAIRETGATCGHTAVIFYYDIFPETTQRLADHGVQLHHLCTWWDVLAEAKTQGFYDKATLSEVESFLTDPRAWQAAHP
- the pyrC gene encoding dihydroorotase → MTKSLTLRRPDDWHLHLRDGDMLQAVASYSGHFGRAIIMPNLVPPVVTGAQAAAYRDRIRAALGSKVTLRPLMTLYLTEATDPADVVAAHRDGIISTVKLYPAGATTNSASGVRDFDKVRGVLDVMAEAGIPLCFHGEVTDPAVDIFDREAVFIDRVLDPIRRKTPGLRVVMEHITTADGVDYVSANEDIGATITTHHLVINRNHILVGGIRPHYYCLPVAKRETHRLALRKAATSGDARFFLGTDSAPHPDRAKESACGCAGCFTAPNTISILAQVFEEDGALDRLEGFTALNGAGFYRLPANEDRIRLVRRDTPAPYPTHINAGDETVTVFDPGFPLYWHVEDPA
- a CDS encoding antibiotic ABC transporter — protein: MVFGLMNQTSMQAPLLLWQQMARMAWESQMVIAWRTAGMMGLVRQDAEEPQRMVIEKANAATEAMHAALRAAGRGDRADKVMAAALRPYRRRTKANVKRLSRKN
- the gap gene encoding type I glyceraldehyde-3-phosphate dehydrogenase, producing MAVKVAINGFGRIGRNVLRAIIESGRNDIEVVAINDLGPVETNAHLLRYDSVHGRFPAKVTVSGDSIDVGRGPIKVTAIRNPAELPWGDIDVIMECTGIFTSKEKVQPHLSTGAKRVLISAPGENADKTIVFGVNGDTLTKDDLVVSNASCTTNCLSPVAKVLNDSIGIAKGFMTTIHSYTGDQPTLDTMHKDLYRARAAALSMIPTSTGAAKAVGLVLPELKGRLDGVAIRVPTPNVSVVDLVFEAKRDTSVQEVNDAIRAAADGPLKGILGYTDEPLVSSDFNHDSHSSVFHMDQTKVMEGKLVRILSWYDNEWGFSNRMSDTAVAMGKLI
- a CDS encoding flagellar motor switch protein FliG; translation: MGVPAIGGLQLTPRQKAAVIVRLVLAEGDDIDLARLPPGLQTDLAQEMALMGVIDRDTRNAIVAEFCDRLESVGLSFPGDIDGTLDLLDGHLSPDTSDRLRRMAALNGAGDPWDRIAAMTPTLLAELARTEAVEIAAVMFSKLPVPRAAEVFALLDSDLARQIAYAMSLTGGIEAEALQRIGKALIQAADAVPQPPLQGKAGEKVGAILNFSPSSMRDSVLAGLEDDDAGFAGEVRKTIFTWAHIPHRVDARDIARLTREVDNAVLLKALAGAKGDARETVEFILGGISSRLAESMREEMEALGKVSTKDAEEAMDAVVAAIRRMEAAGDLFLIAPDAEEEEEDPAP